One Eriocheir sinensis breed Jianghai 21 unplaced genomic scaffold, ASM2467909v1 Scaffold110, whole genome shotgun sequence DNA window includes the following coding sequences:
- the LOC126989217 gene encoding EEF1A lysine methyltransferase 1-like isoform X4 has protein sequence MNSMEEIQNKMREEEQKEESEEEEESCSLSFSASQDSEAPQLSAATLGALLEFYSEEEERKDKLREVREGNVPEVFTENWNLSQFWYSESTSQHLAQECLRAVSPSDGGGDAAVACLSCPTLYRTLRAQKHQCKLALLEYDTRFSCFGDDFFFYDFRSPLALDPKLRCGFDLVVADPPYLSADCLTKTSLTIRFLSKPDGKVILLTGAVMADLAERLLGTRPLKSAPPVHHSNNLGNPFVLYANYGFDDDDDDDDDEGKEERERKKREEMKEEEEEEERDRKEREGMKEEEEEEEERREGEKEKNDS, from the exons ATGAACAGCATGGAAGAAATCCAAAataagatgagggaggaggaacagaaggaagagtctgaagaggaagaagagtcttGCTCCCTTTCGTTCTCAGCATCGCAGGACTCTGAAGCACCCCAGTTGTCAGCGGCAACCCTGGGGGCCCTGCTGGAATTctactcggaggaggaggagaggaaggacaagctgagggaagtgagggaaggaaacgtGCCAGAGGTCTTCACCGAGAACTGG AACCTAAGCCAGTTTTGGTACAGTGAGAGCACCTCACAGCACCTTGCGCAAGAGTGCTTGAGGGCGGTGAGTcccagtgatggtggtggtgatgctgcagtTGCCTGTCTGTCCTGTCCAACACTCTATCGCACCCTCCGTGCCCAGAAACATCAGTGTAAAC TTGCTCTTCTCGAGTACGATACAAGATTCTCCTGTTTTGGTGACGACTTTTTCTTTTACGACTTCCGCTCGCCGCTCGCTCTTGATCCCAAGCTCCGTTGTGGCTTTGACCTGGTAGTGGCGGACCCACCCTACCTGTCCGCCGACTGCCTCACGAAGACATCGCTCACTATTCGGTTCCTCAGTAAGCCAGATGGTAAGGTTATTCTGCTGACTGGAGCCGTGATGGCAGACTTGGCAGAGAGGCTGCTTGGCACAAGGCCTCTCAAGTCTGCACCCCCAGTCCACCACTCCAACAACCTTGGCAACCCCTTTGTGCTCTACGCAAATTATgggtttgatgatgatgatgatgatgatgatgatgaggggaaggaggaaagagaacgaaagaaaagggaagaaatgaaggaagaggaggaggaagaagaaagggatagaaaagaaagggaaggcatgaaagaggaggaggaggaggaagaagagagaagggaaggagaaaaagagaagaatgatagTTGA
- the LOC126989217 gene encoding EEF1A lysine methyltransferase 1-like isoform X3, translating into MFTQFLFARSSCWSAMNSMEEIQNKMREEEQKEESEEEEESCSLSFSASQDSEAPQLSAATLGALLEFYSEEEERKDKLREVREGNVPEVFTENWNLSQFWYSESTSQHLAQECLRAVSPSDGGGDAAVACLSCPTLYRTLRAQKHQCKLALLEYDTRFSCFGDDFFFYDFRSPLALDPKLRCGFDLVVADPPYLSADCLTKTSLTIRFLSKPDGKVILLTGAVMADLAERLLGTRPLKSAPPVHHSNNLGNPFVLYANYGFDDDDDDDDDEGKEERERKKREEMKEEEEEEERDRKEREGMKEEEEEEEERREGEKEKNDS; encoded by the exons ATGAACAGCATGGAAGAAATCCAAAataagatgagggaggaggaacagaaggaagagtctgaagaggaagaagagtcttGCTCCCTTTCGTTCTCAGCATCGCAGGACTCTGAAGCACCCCAGTTGTCAGCGGCAACCCTGGGGGCCCTGCTGGAATTctactcggaggaggaggagaggaaggacaagctgagggaagtgagggaaggaaacgtGCCAGAGGTCTTCACCGAGAACTGG AACCTAAGCCAGTTTTGGTACAGTGAGAGCACCTCACAGCACCTTGCGCAAGAGTGCTTGAGGGCGGTGAGTcccagtgatggtggtggtgatgctgcagtTGCCTGTCTGTCCTGTCCAACACTCTATCGCACCCTCCGTGCCCAGAAACATCAGTGTAAAC TTGCTCTTCTCGAGTACGATACAAGATTCTCCTGTTTTGGTGACGACTTTTTCTTTTACGACTTCCGCTCGCCGCTCGCTCTTGATCCCAAGCTCCGTTGTGGCTTTGACCTGGTAGTGGCGGACCCACCCTACCTGTCCGCCGACTGCCTCACGAAGACATCGCTCACTATTCGGTTCCTCAGTAAGCCAGATGGTAAGGTTATTCTGCTGACTGGAGCCGTGATGGCAGACTTGGCAGAGAGGCTGCTTGGCACAAGGCCTCTCAAGTCTGCACCCCCAGTCCACCACTCCAACAACCTTGGCAACCCCTTTGTGCTCTACGCAAATTATgggtttgatgatgatgatgatgatgatgatgatgaggggaaggaggaaagagaacgaaagaaaagggaagaaatgaaggaagaggaggaggaagaagaaagggatagaaaagaaagggaaggcatgaaagaggaggaggaggaggaagaagagagaagggaaggagaaaaagagaagaatgatagTTGA